The Notolabrus celidotus isolate fNotCel1 chromosome 6, fNotCel1.pri, whole genome shotgun sequence nucleotide sequence NNNNNNNNNNNNNNNNNNNNNNNNNNNNNNNNNNNNNNNNNNNNNNNNNNNNNNNNNNNNNNNNNNNNNNNNNNNNNNNNNNNNNNNNNNNNNNNNNNNNNNNACATGCGTCTCATGTCAATGCAGCTGAGCCACGACGACTCCGACCAACCCGAATGACCTCCTGCATTTCCTCCATGTTTGATTTCTGCAGCTAACGTGTGGCGTTTTGTTTTGGGCTCTTTGCTAACCCATCGTGAAGACTCTTCTGTCATCGTGGACGTGCTTTGGTTTCTACCTCATGTGTTTCcatgtgacgtgtgtgtgtgtgtgtgtctgtcctcGCTGTGGAACGCTCTCTGAGTGTAACAGCCGCTGTCCTTTCTGTCCTCCAGGGGCTCCAGGAGCACCGGCCAACCGGCGTGGACGGGGAGGAGGACACCGCGGCCGGGGACGCTTCAACGTCCGCCGAGACGGACCCATGAAGTTTGAGAAGGACTTTGACTTCGAGAGCGCCAACGCCCAGTTCAACAAGGAGGAGATCGACCGGGAGTTTCAGAGCAAGCTGAAGCTCAAAGGTATCAGAGAGACCTTTAAAGACAGGAGGACGTTTATCCTCAGCCCGGTGTCCTCCAGTGTGTCTCAcgtttcttcctctcctcagacGAGAAGACGGAGAAGCCGGAGAAAGCGGTGAACGGGGAGGACAAAGGGGACTCAGGCGTGGAGACTCAGAACAGTGAGGGCAACGCTGAGGAGGAAGGAGACCCGCTAGGACCCAACTGCTACTACGACAAGTCCAAGTCCTTCTTCGACAACATCTCCTGTGACGACACCAGGTATGAGTCCGGAGCTGACCCCAGAGGAGACCTTCCCTCTGTGAGGAGACCTTCCCTCTGTGAGGAGaccttctctctgtgaggagaCCTTCCCTCTTTGAGGAGACATTCCCTCTTTGAAGAGaccttctctctgtgaggagaCCTTCTCTCTGTTGGGAGACCTTTTCTCTGAGGAGaccttctctctgtgaggagaccttctctctgtgaggagaccttctctctgtgaggagaccttctctctgtgaggagtccttctctctgtgaggagaccttctctctgtgaggagaccttctctctgtgaggagaccttctctctgtgaggagaCCTCCTCTCTTTGAGGAGaccttctctctgtgaggagaccttctctctgtgaggagacctcctctctgtgaggagaccttctctctgtgaggagaccttctctctgtgaggagaccttctctctgtgaggagaccttctctctgtgaggagaCATTCCCTCTTTGAGGAGaccttctctctgtgaggagaccttctctctgtgaggagaCCTTCTCTCTGTCAGGAGACCTTCCCTCTGTGAGGAGACCTTCCCTCTGTGAGGAGACCTCCTCTCTGTGAGGAGACCTCCTCTCTGTGAGGAGaccttctctctgtgaggagaCCTCCTCTCTGTGAGGAGACCTTCCCTCTGTGAGGAGACCTCCTCTCTGTGAGGAGACCTTCCCTCTGTGAGGAGACCTCCTCTCTGTGAGGAGACCTCCTCTCTGTGAGGAGaccttctctctgtgaggagaccttctctctgtgaggagaCCTTCCCTCTGTGAGGAGaccttctctctgtgaggagaCCTTCCCTCTGTGAGGAGACCTTCCCTCTGTGAGGAGaccttctctctgtgaggagaccttctctctgtgaggagaCAGTCCACTCTTTGAGGAGaccttctctctgtgaggagaCCTTCTCTCTGTCAGGAGACCTTCCCTCTGTGAGGAGaccttctctctgtgaggagaCCTTCTCTCTGTCAGGAGACCTTCTCTCTGTCAGGAGaccttctctctgtgaggagaCCTTCCCTCTGTGAGGAGACAGTCCGCTCTGAAGACCTGTaacctctgtttctgtctcctctgcagGAAAGCCAACGAGAAGTCTGGAGGCTCCGTGTTCCCGAGGTCAGGATCACACCGCTCACATGAACAAACAGGAAGAgcttacagtgaagctgagactgttGATGACACCTcttgtctctctgcagggagcGGAGGCAGACCTGggcggaggagaggaggatgaacgCAGAGACGTTCGGCCTCCCTCTGCGTCAGGGCAGGGGACGCGGCGGTTACCGTGGACGAGGCGGGATGGGCTTCCGTGGAGGTCGAGGTCGGTCAGCCAGCCGAGGGTCCTTCGGGCCGCCACAAGGGGGCGGCGGCTTCAGGGGAGGATACAGAGGAAACCAGGCAGGACGCGAGTTCGCCGATCTCTCAGCATACAGGGTGAGAGTCtgacggaggaggggattcagggATCACTGTGGGATCAGGTCTATGAATGAATGTTCACACCTAGAAAATAAAGGCTCTCTGGGAACATAATgaggacttttattgtgaagaatTGTCCGTTAACAGGAAGTCCACCTGTTAACTGGATCCCTCTGTTTGTGCGTTTCTTCCAGAAGGACAACAAAGTGGCGGCGTAGTCTGCGAGGGAGGAAGATCCTGCTCCCGGtggatcttcttcttcttcttcttcttcttcactcgTTGGGAAACAGATAGTTTGGGTTTCTATTTTGTTGACTAAAATAATGAAGATTGTCTACTAGTTGTATATTTGTCACCAGCACTGGGGTAGACTGCTGGAACACAGCGACGCGGTGCATCAGAGAAGCATCGTCCTCTTCAGAATCAGTTCCAGCTgaagaataataacaataataataagaataataataaagtgtTCACGTCATGTTTCAGTTCTGATCCTCCCTGAACCTGTGTCATCATATCCTGTTCGCCTCGCCACATAGCTTTACTCGGGGACACGTAATCCTCCGGCTCCAGACTACTCCACCCGGCCTCGCCTTTCTAACCTGTATTTTTCTACTCTACATAGATCCTCCATCACGTCTCCTCCGTCAGCTCAGAGCTCCTTGAACCTTCAGTGTCGTGACGTCCACACGTGAAACCTCAAAAACCACGTAACGCTCAGACCGTTAGAGGCTGACCGACCACCAGGACTGTGATCTAAAGTCACCCTGATTCAAAACAAACCTCCTCACTGAGCACTGAGCACACAGGTGTGTAGTTCCAGTGACGTCCAGCAGGGAGCAGCGTCCAActctaaactaaaactaagacCAACAACTCCTGCAGACACTTTGGTCCATCAAGGGTTAAATTACAGACGTCACAGCctgttcacctgctgcagggtgaactcacctgctgcaggatgaactcacctgcagggtgaactcacctgctgcaggatgaactcacctgctgcaggatgaactcacctgctgcagagtgaactcacctgctgcagggtgaactcacctgctgcagggtgaactcacctgctgcagggtgaactcacctgctgcaggatgaactcaCCTGCAGCAGGATGAACTCACCCGCTGCagggtgaactcacctgct carries:
- the LOC117814158 gene encoding protein LSM14 homolog A-like, encoding MCFHVTCVCVCVCPRCGTLSECNSRCPFCPPGAPGAPANRRGRGGGHRGRGRFNVRRDGPMKFEKDFDFESANAQFNKEEIDREFQSKLKLKDEKTEKPEKAVNGEDKGDSGVETQNSEGNAEEEGDPLGPNCYYDKSKSFFDNISCDDTRKANEKSGGSVFPRERRQTWAEERRMNAETFGLPLRQGRGRGGYRGRGGMGFRGGRGRSASRGSFGPPQGGGGFRGGYRGNQAGREFADLSAYRKDNKVAA